From a single Microbacterium murale genomic region:
- a CDS encoding DUF7882 family protein, producing the protein MGKFIYEGGVKVEIEDRALLHMQLVISAKLRRGEPFAFSWREDASVGGGRTTVWVHPGSSIVYKYYGGRQPSVNRAWVEALAFTANSPSGLYLVPEPADNGEAPGTAEMSTVPPIS; encoded by the coding sequence ATGGGCAAGTTCATCTACGAGGGCGGCGTCAAGGTCGAGATCGAAGACCGCGCACTGCTGCACATGCAGCTCGTGATCAGTGCGAAGCTGCGACGAGGCGAGCCTTTCGCATTCAGCTGGCGCGAAGATGCCAGCGTGGGCGGTGGCCGCACCACGGTGTGGGTGCATCCGGGTAGCTCGATCGTCTACAAGTACTACGGCGGGCGACAGCCTTCGGTGAATCGTGCATGGGTCGAAGCGCTCGCTTTCACTGCGAACTCTCCGTCTGGCCTCTATCTCGTCCCGGAGCCTGCCGACAACGGAGAAGCCCCTGGCACCGCAGAGATGTCGACGGTCCCTCCGATCAGCTGA
- a CDS encoding 1-phosphofructokinase family hexose kinase has translation MSDVTILAPSPTLTVTVEDHPQGSEIHVHAGGQGVWQARMLRRLGVSVTMCCVLSGEIGRTLRHLLEDEEITVVAVEREGRGSAYVHDRREGQRNVIAEEEGDAIGRHEQDDLYGAVLRSSAESTAVLLSGPAGDATVPADIYRRLAIDLRGEGRSVIADLAGERLRAVVEGGIDVLKVSHEELRSDGLVREPSVPEITHAMQHLREQGAGAVIVTRASEPLLLLDEHGVIEVSLPRFEENETRGAGDSLTAGVVAALIRGESLRDAVSLGAAAGALNVTRHGLGTGDAEAIVQLRESVQVRELPQFDADAEMPQGRVSPDGLAALAETEEP, from the coding sequence ATGAGCGACGTGACGATCCTCGCCCCGTCCCCGACACTGACGGTGACCGTCGAAGATCACCCACAGGGTTCCGAGATCCACGTGCACGCCGGTGGACAGGGAGTCTGGCAGGCCCGGATGCTGCGCAGGCTCGGTGTCTCGGTGACGATGTGCTGCGTGCTGAGCGGCGAGATCGGCCGGACGCTGAGGCACCTGCTGGAGGACGAGGAGATCACCGTCGTCGCCGTCGAGCGAGAGGGACGCGGATCCGCATACGTGCACGATCGCCGTGAGGGACAGCGGAACGTGATCGCCGAGGAGGAGGGCGATGCCATCGGCCGCCACGAACAGGACGATCTCTACGGTGCGGTACTGCGCAGCAGCGCCGAATCGACAGCCGTGCTGCTGAGCGGCCCGGCGGGTGATGCGACGGTGCCGGCGGACATCTACCGCCGCCTCGCGATCGACCTGCGTGGTGAAGGGCGCTCCGTCATCGCCGATCTCGCTGGCGAACGACTGCGGGCGGTCGTCGAGGGCGGCATCGATGTGCTCAAGGTCAGCCATGAGGAGTTGCGCTCCGATGGACTCGTGCGCGAGCCGTCTGTGCCGGAGATCACCCACGCCATGCAACATCTCCGCGAGCAGGGGGCAGGCGCAGTCATCGTGACGCGGGCATCCGAACCGCTGCTGCTGCTTGATGAGCACGGCGTCATCGAGGTGTCCCTGCCGCGTTTCGAGGAGAACGAGACCCGCGGCGCCGGAGACTCGCTCACGGCGGGAGTGGTCGCGGCACTCATCCGCGGTGAGAGTCTGCGTGATGCCGTCAGCCTCGGTGCGGCCGCTGGCGCGCTCAACGTCACCCGTCACGGACTCGGCACGGGCGATGCAGAGGCGATAGTGCAACTGCGTGAAAGTGTCCAGGTGCGGGAGCTTCCCCAGTTCGATGCGGATGCGGAGATGCCGCAGGGACGAGTCAGCCCGGATGGGTTGGCGGCGCTGGCCGAGACGGAGGAACCATGA
- the surE gene encoding 5'/3'-nucleotidase SurE — MTHRALITNDDGIDAAGLVALADAAAQAGLDVTIAAPAAQSSGSSASIMASESDGRIAVDRRTLDALPDVPAFAVHGGPGLIAMIAARGAFGTAPDVVLSGVNHGANVGRAILHSGTVGAALTGALNGAWAMAVSLDVGMNPHSFHWDVAARAAIELLPLLTAQPRGTALNVNAPNRPDPLGIRQCTLAPFGIVQTTVAESDESYVRLAVEELPNVPTADSDAACLSEGWVTMTSVDSVTERRIDVGDQLIGGTVDISAVPGASPLSAGSGTR; from the coding sequence ATGACGCACCGCGCTCTGATCACGAACGACGACGGAATCGACGCCGCTGGCCTCGTGGCGCTGGCGGATGCTGCAGCACAGGCCGGCCTCGACGTCACCATCGCGGCGCCCGCGGCCCAGTCGAGCGGGTCGAGCGCATCGATCATGGCGAGTGAGTCCGACGGACGCATAGCGGTCGATCGACGCACTCTGGATGCGCTGCCTGACGTGCCCGCGTTCGCCGTGCACGGAGGACCGGGGTTGATCGCCATGATCGCCGCGCGGGGAGCGTTCGGGACTGCGCCGGACGTGGTGCTGTCCGGCGTGAACCACGGCGCCAACGTCGGACGGGCGATCCTGCACTCCGGCACGGTCGGCGCCGCTCTCACCGGCGCCTTGAACGGGGCCTGGGCCATGGCGGTGTCACTTGACGTCGGCATGAACCCGCACTCGTTCCACTGGGATGTCGCCGCCCGGGCAGCCATCGAGCTGCTTCCCCTGTTGACAGCGCAACCGCGCGGTACGGCCTTGAACGTCAACGCCCCGAACCGGCCCGATCCCCTCGGCATCCGCCAGTGCACGCTGGCTCCGTTCGGCATCGTGCAGACGACCGTGGCAGAGAGCGACGAGAGCTATGTGCGCCTGGCTGTCGAAGAGCTTCCGAACGTCCCGACAGCAGACAGCGACGCCGCATGCCTTTCCGAGGGATGGGTCACCATGACGAGCGTCGACTCGGTCACAGAGCGCCGCATCGATGTCGGGGATCAGCTGATCGGAGGGACCGTCGACATCTCTGCGGTGCCAGGGGCTTCTCCGTTGTCGGCAGGCTCCGGGACGAGATAG
- a CDS encoding CBS domain-containing protein codes for MTLTRDIMTPAPRCIGENDSLSIAASLMSELNVGALPICGEDRKLKGMLTDRDIVVRAVAEGLDPESTPSRALAQGKPITVDASDDIRIALEKMQEHQIRRLPVIEDHLLVGIISQADVARSLTAETTGVTVESISR; via the coding sequence ATGACGCTGACGCGGGACATCATGACCCCTGCACCACGGTGCATCGGCGAGAACGACTCACTCAGCATCGCGGCATCCCTGATGTCCGAGTTGAACGTCGGCGCACTGCCGATCTGCGGCGAGGACAGGAAGCTCAAGGGAATGCTCACCGACCGTGACATCGTCGTCAGAGCCGTCGCCGAAGGCCTCGACCCCGAGAGCACCCCCTCAAGAGCGCTCGCACAGGGCAAGCCGATCACCGTCGACGCATCGGATGACATCCGCATCGCCCTCGAGAAGATGCAGGAGCATCAGATCCGCCGCCTGCCCGTGATCGAAGACCACCTGCTTGTCGGCATCATCAGTCAGGCCGACGTCGCGCGGTCTCTGACCGCCGAGACGACCGGCGTGACTGTCGAGAGCATCTCTCGCTAG
- a CDS encoding DUF7882 family protein, whose translation MGMLYYGGSADPIPVEDRALAHLKVVIATKLRRNESFTLSWRHPETEHPGRSTIWLHPSIPLRFVFDEPEPPALSAEWITTMANSANSSGGITLVPEDVQKSDV comes from the coding sequence ATGGGCATGCTCTACTACGGCGGCTCCGCCGACCCGATCCCTGTGGAAGACCGTGCCCTCGCGCACCTCAAGGTCGTCATCGCCACGAAGCTGCGTCGCAATGAGAGCTTCACGCTCTCGTGGAGGCACCCGGAGACCGAGCATCCCGGTCGCTCCACGATCTGGCTGCATCCCTCGATCCCGCTGCGCTTCGTATTCGATGAACCGGAACCCCCGGCGCTGAGTGCCGAATGGATCACGACGATGGCGAACTCTGCGAACTCGAGCGGAGGCATCACGCTGGTGCCGGAAGACGTTCAGAAATCAGACGTCTAG
- a CDS encoding SDR family oxidoreductase gives MHTEDPRYAHPNEGFPAQQQDQPGQTELMRPTPDHGEDSYEGHGRLTGRHALITGGDSGIGRAVAIAFAREGADVAIVHMPEEQEDADETLRLVREAGRTGLSIAGDVRDEEFATECVLESRRALGDLDILVLNAGYQHDVPGLAHLDTEAMRRVFDTNLAGMIFSARAAFPNLQPGSSIIVTASIQSFEPSPGLIDYAMTKAAQVAFVKALAEEAGPRGVRVNAVAPGPIWTPLIPGTGWDDDKIRNFGADTPLGRAGQPAELAGAYVYLASGESSYVSGAVLPVTGGKSL, from the coding sequence ATGCACACCGAAGACCCCCGCTATGCACACCCGAACGAGGGTTTCCCTGCCCAGCAGCAGGACCAGCCGGGTCAGACCGAGCTGATGCGACCGACACCCGATCACGGTGAGGACAGCTATGAGGGGCACGGGCGATTGACCGGAAGGCACGCGCTGATCACCGGCGGCGACTCCGGAATCGGTCGTGCGGTCGCCATCGCCTTCGCCCGTGAAGGCGCGGACGTCGCGATCGTCCATATGCCGGAGGAGCAGGAGGATGCTGACGAGACGCTGCGTCTTGTTCGAGAAGCGGGCCGCACCGGCCTCAGCATCGCCGGTGACGTGCGCGACGAGGAATTCGCCACCGAGTGCGTGCTCGAGTCTCGACGAGCGCTCGGCGACCTCGACATCCTCGTCCTGAACGCCGGCTATCAGCACGATGTCCCCGGCCTCGCGCATCTGGACACCGAGGCCATGCGTCGGGTGTTCGACACCAACCTCGCCGGGATGATCTTCTCCGCCCGGGCAGCCTTCCCCAATCTCCAGCCCGGCTCCAGCATCATCGTCACCGCTTCCATCCAGTCTTTCGAACCGTCACCGGGACTGATCGACTACGCGATGACGAAGGCGGCTCAGGTCGCGTTCGTGAAGGCGCTCGCCGAAGAAGCGGGGCCTCGGGGCGTGCGCGTGAACGCGGTGGCTCCCGGTCCGATATGGACGCCGCTGATCCCCGGCACCGGATGGGACGACGACAAGATCCGCAACTTCGGTGCGGACACGCCGCTGGGACGGGCAGGGCAGCCCGCAGAACTGGCCGGCGCCTATGTATACCTCGCTTCAGGCGAGTCATCTTATGTATCCGGCGCTGTTCTGCCGGTGACTGGAGGAAAGTCGCTATGA